The following DNA comes from Cedecea neteri.
ACGCAGGCTGATCACATCCCAGCTCTGATAGCCCTTCTCCGCCACCAGCTTGTCGATAGCATGCTGATAAGCGTGAATCACCGTTTCCGGCGTTGGGTCGTTGCCTAAATCCTGGTTCGCTTCCCAGCGTTCAAAACGCACATCTTTGGCGTTCAACTGCTCGCGAATCTCTTGCGCGTCCGTGCTGTGCCATACCGGCTCCTTTGCTTCGGTATCGGTAAAAATGGTCAATGCGCTCATGAAGAAAACGACTCCAGATTAATGTGGTCGAAACGGTTTACCTGGCGATGACGGCTGACGTCATCCGCCTCGCCGCGAATAAGCTGCACGGTTTGCCAGCCGGCTTCCCGTGCGGCATCCAGCTCCTGGTGAATATCTGACAAGAACAGCAGTTCTTCTGGTGCCACGCCGATCTCCGCCGCGATGTTGCGGTAAGACTGCGCTTCACGCTTGGCCCCAACGTGGGTATCAAAATAGCCGCTGAACAAATCAGTAATATTCCCGGCGTCGCTGTAGCCAAAGAGCAGCTTCTGCGCCGCCACCGAGCCAGATGAGTAGACATACAGGGCAATACCCTGCTGTTTCCAGGCCTTCAGCGCGGGCAGAACGTCATCATAGAGATGGCCGGTGAAGTCTCCATTCACGTAGCCATCCCGCCAGATAAGGCCCTGCAGCGCCTTTAGCGCGGTAGATTTACGATCTACATCCATGAAGCTAAACAACGTCTCAATCAGCCGCTCAATATCCGCCTGCGGTTCATTAATTTCCGTCCGCAGGTCGTTGAGTATTGGGGCTATTTCATTTTGCTGCTCGCGAACAAAACCCGCGAGGCGTTCGCGGGCATACGGGAACAGGATGTTGTGCACAAAGCGAATGTCGCTGGTGGTGCCTTCAATATCGGTAACAATGGCGCGAATCATCATCTCTCCAGCCGTTAGCGCTGCGTTATGTTGGCAACTGAGGTCATTATTATTTAGACGTCTAAGCGTCTTGATTGCTAAATCTTAACATCGTGTTATAGTCCCGGCAACACAGGGAAACACACGCACCACGTTAAGGTCGAAGAATAATGAGCCACTCCCCTTTGATTCCAGAAAGCAAACTGCCGGCGCTCGGTACCACCATTTTCACGCAAATGAGCGCCCTTGCGCAGCAACACAACGCCATTAACCTCTCCCAGGGATTCCCGGATTTCGATGGCCCGCGCTACCTACAGGAACGTCTGGCGTTTCACGTCAGCCAGGGCGCGAACCAGTATGCACCGATGACCGGCGTGCCGGCCCTGCGCGAAGCCATCGCCGAGAAAACCGAAGCCCTGTATGGCCACAAGCCGGATGCCAATACCGATATTACGGTCACCGCTGGCGCCACTGAAGCGCTTTACGCCGCCATCACCGCGCTGGTTCGCCCTGGTGATGAAGTGATTTGCTTTGACCCGAGCTACGACAGCTATGCCCCAGCCGTGACGCTTTCCGGCGGCATTCTGAAACGTATTGCCCTCCAGCCGCCGCACTTCCGCGTTGACTGGCAAGAATTTACTGCCCTGCTGAGCGACAAAACCCGCCTCGTCATTCTTAACACGCCGCACAACCCGTCCGCTACCGTCTGGCGAAAAAGTGATTTTGCCGCGCTGTGGCAGGCCATTGAGCAGCACGAAGTCTACGTGCTGAGCGACGAAGTGTACGAGCACATCTGCTTCGACGAAGAAGGCCACGCCAGCGTGCTGGCTCACCCACAGCTGCGAGAGCGCGCTATCTCTGTGTCCTCTTTCGGCAAAACGTTCCATATGACGGGCTGGAAAGTGGGCTACTGCGTGGCACCGGCGGCCATCAGCGCGGAGCTGCGCAAAGTTCACCAGTACCTGACGTTCGCGGTGAATACCCCGGCGCAGCTTGCGATTGCCGACATGCTACGTGCCGAACCGGAACATTATCGTGAACTACCGGAATTTTACCGCGCGCGCCGCAACCGCTTTGTTGAAGCGCTGGCGGACAGTCGGTTTGAAATTCTGCCCTGCGAAGGGACTTATTTCCTGCTGGCCGACTACAGCGCAATCTCCGATCTCGACGACGTGAGTTTCTGCCAGTGGCTGACTAAAGAAGTGGGCGTAGCGGCCATCCCGCTGTCGGT
Coding sequences within:
- the mtnC gene encoding acireductone synthase; this encodes MIRAIVTDIEGTTSDIRFVHNILFPYARERLAGFVREQQNEIAPILNDLRTEINEPQADIERLIETLFSFMDVDRKSTALKALQGLIWRDGYVNGDFTGHLYDDVLPALKAWKQQGIALYVYSSGSVAAQKLLFGYSDAGNITDLFSGYFDTHVGAKREAQSYRNIAAEIGVAPEELLFLSDIHQELDAAREAGWQTVQLIRGEADDVSRHRQVNRFDHINLESFSS
- a CDS encoding pyridoxal phosphate-dependent aminotransferase — protein: MSHSPLIPESKLPALGTTIFTQMSALAQQHNAINLSQGFPDFDGPRYLQERLAFHVSQGANQYAPMTGVPALREAIAEKTEALYGHKPDANTDITVTAGATEALYAAITALVRPGDEVICFDPSYDSYAPAVTLSGGILKRIALQPPHFRVDWQEFTALLSDKTRLVILNTPHNPSATVWRKSDFAALWQAIEQHEVYVLSDEVYEHICFDEEGHASVLAHPQLRERAISVSSFGKTFHMTGWKVGYCVAPAAISAELRKVHQYLTFAVNTPAQLAIADMLRAEPEHYRELPEFYRARRNRFVEALADSRFEILPCEGTYFLLADYSAISDLDDVSFCQWLTKEVGVAAIPLSVFCADAFPHKLIRLCFAKQEATLDAAAERLRQV